One Algibacter sp. L3A6 genomic region harbors:
- a CDS encoding pentapeptide repeat-containing protein: MMSAPLYEDEIFDKQDYSVNRIPKGDYEYCTFKNCNFSEGFLSEVRFLECEFIDCNFSSANLTSSSFQDVKLLGCKVLGVHFESCNSFGFALYIENCQLNHSSFYQVDLSRTKMINSKLHNVEFTEANLSRCTFDDCDFQGATFQNTNLEKADFRKAINYNIYPERNKIKGAKFSLEGIEGLLASYDIVVEK, translated from the coding sequence ATGATGTCCGCACCTTTATATGAAGATGAAATTTTCGATAAACAAGATTATTCCGTAAACCGAATTCCAAAAGGTGATTACGAATATTGCACGTTTAAAAATTGTAATTTTTCTGAAGGGTTTCTATCGGAAGTTAGATTTTTAGAATGCGAGTTTATAGATTGCAATTTTAGTTCGGCAAACCTAACAAGTTCATCGTTTCAAGATGTGAAACTTTTAGGATGTAAAGTTTTGGGTGTACATTTTGAAAGTTGTAACTCGTTTGGTTTTGCATTATATATTGAAAACTGCCAGCTTAATCACTCTTCCTTTTATCAAGTAGATTTAAGTCGTACTAAAATGATTAATTCTAAACTTCATAATGTGGAATTTACTGAGGCTAATTTAAGTCGTTGCACTTTTGATGATTGTGATTTTCAAGGGGCTACTTTTCAAAATACTAATTTGGAAAAAGCCGATTTTCGAAAAGCTATTAATTATAATATTTATCCTGAAAGAAATAAAATTAAAGGCGCTAAGTTTTCTTTGGAAGGCATTGAAGGTCTTTTAGCTAGTTATGATATTGTGGTTGAGAAGTGA
- the recQ gene encoding DNA helicase RecQ produces the protein MPRTATNDQVFSNLKNYFGYDSFRVNQQDIVESVLNKKDCLVIMPTGGGKSICFQLPALSFKGVTIVISPLIALMKDQVDGLNANGIPASYFNSSQSSEEQFAIIESVITAEIKLLYVAPESLAALQNILTEKYISCVAIDEAHCISSWGHDFRPSYQQLGFLKSTLPNIPFIALTATADKATREDIVKQLRIEHAERFISSFDRKNIGLEVRTANNRISQIVKFINARPNQSGIIYCLSRKTTEQLSKKLKTNGIHAEAYHAGLNFEKRSKVQESFIRDKTQIVCATVAFGMGIDKSNVRWVVHYNMPKNIEGYYQEIGRAGRDGLTSHALLFHSYADVIQLQNFASGATNEAVQIAKLDRMKQFAESTTCRRKILLSYFGELLGGNCGNCDVCKNPPQFFDGTVIAQKILSAVYRLQEKEAMGMIIDVLRGSQNAAVLAKGYQNVRTFGIGNDIAWKHWQHFVIQLINQGFCEIAFHKNNALQLTEFSNNVLFKGAKVALTKPLVITEIKPVIKEKRTRTKRTKTTKARTKAKVVTDSLFERLRRLRYKIAQEEDIPAYLVFSDATLKEIEKERPLSDDDFLRISGVGQRKLEVYGDEFMAEIMNFMGSKPKKVKKGDTYIKTYDLYKSGLSIDEIAMQRKLGTTTVYSHIAKLYSMGKQINLYDFVSKSDVEAIRKAKKALGSPKALRAYFDYFNESIDYFKIRLALSIIEKD, from the coding sequence ATGCCAAGAACAGCCACCAACGATCAGGTGTTTTCAAACTTAAAAAACTATTTTGGTTACGATTCTTTTAGAGTAAATCAACAAGATATTGTAGAGTCTGTACTCAATAAAAAAGACTGCTTGGTTATTATGCCAACAGGAGGTGGTAAATCTATTTGTTTTCAGCTTCCGGCGTTGTCCTTTAAAGGCGTTACCATTGTTATTTCTCCGCTTATAGCGCTAATGAAAGATCAGGTCGATGGTTTAAACGCCAATGGTATTCCTGCATCTTATTTTAATAGTAGCCAAAGTAGCGAAGAGCAATTTGCTATTATAGAAAGTGTTATTACAGCAGAAATAAAACTACTTTATGTTGCTCCAGAAAGTTTAGCGGCGTTACAAAATATTTTAACTGAAAAATATATTAGCTGTGTTGCTATAGACGAGGCGCATTGTATTTCTTCTTGGGGACACGATTTTAGACCATCGTATCAACAACTTGGTTTTTTAAAATCTACATTACCTAATATTCCGTTTATTGCCTTAACTGCTACTGCGGATAAAGCAACTAGAGAAGATATTGTAAAACAATTACGCATAGAGCATGCCGAGCGTTTTATTTCATCTTTCGATAGAAAAAATATAGGATTGGAAGTTAGAACGGCCAATAACCGAATTTCTCAAATAGTTAAATTTATAAATGCCAGACCAAACCAGTCGGGAATTATTTATTGCCTAAGCCGAAAAACTACAGAACAGCTATCTAAAAAATTAAAAACCAATGGGATTCATGCGGAAGCGTATCATGCCGGGTTAAATTTTGAAAAACGAAGTAAAGTTCAAGAATCTTTTATTCGTGATAAAACCCAAATTGTCTGCGCAACCGTTGCTTTCGGTATGGGAATAGATAAATCTAATGTGCGTTGGGTGGTGCATTATAATATGCCTAAAAACATTGAAGGTTATTATCAAGAAATTGGGCGTGCAGGACGAGATGGCTTAACCTCGCATGCGTTATTATTTCATAGTTATGCCGATGTTATTCAATTACAAAATTTTGCAAGCGGTGCTACCAATGAGGCTGTACAGATAGCGAAATTAGATAGAATGAAACAGTTTGCAGAGTCAACCACATGCCGACGTAAAATTCTATTAAGTTACTTCGGAGAGTTGCTTGGTGGCAACTGCGGGAATTGCGATGTTTGTAAAAATCCTCCACAGTTTTTCGATGGTACTGTAATTGCTCAAAAAATTCTTTCGGCAGTCTATCGTTTACAAGAAAAGGAAGCGATGGGTATGATTATCGATGTACTTCGTGGTTCGCAAAATGCGGCTGTTTTGGCAAAAGGTTATCAAAATGTACGCACGTTTGGTATTGGTAATGATATTGCTTGGAAGCATTGGCAGCATTTTGTAATTCAACTTATAAATCAAGGGTTTTGCGAAATTGCGTTTCATAAAAATAATGCTTTGCAACTTACCGAATTTTCAAATAATGTGTTGTTTAAAGGAGCTAAAGTCGCGCTAACAAAACCATTAGTGATTACAGAAATAAAACCTGTTATTAAAGAGAAACGTACACGAACAAAAAGGACCAAAACCACAAAAGCAAGAACAAAAGCTAAGGTTGTAACTGATAGTTTATTTGAACGTCTTAGAAGATTACGTTATAAAATAGCACAAGAGGAAGATATTCCTGCTTATTTAGTTTTTAGTGATGCTACGTTAAAAGAAATTGAAAAAGAGCGCCCATTAAGTGATGACGATTTTTTAAGAATTAGTGGAGTAGGGCAGCGTAAGCTTGAAGTTTATGGTGATGAGTTTATGGCTGAAATCATGAATTTCATGGGGTCTAAGCCTAAAAAAGTTAAAAAAGGTGATACTTATATAAAGACATACGATTTGTACAAATCGGGCTTATCAATAGATGAAATTGCTATGCAGCGTAAGTTAGGTACAACCACTGTTTACTCTCATATTGCTAAGTTATACAGCATGGGTAAACAAATTAATCTATACGATTTTGTTTCTAAAAGCGATGTTGAAGCCATACGAAAAGCTAAAAAAGCTCTTGGTTCTCCAAAAGCACTACGTGCGTATTTTGATTATTTTAATGAGAGTATCGACTATTTTAAAATTCGTTTAGCATTAAGTATTATTGAGAAAGACTAA
- a CDS encoding lysophospholipid acyltransferase family protein, which produces MGLFKRNPFGHILFLKKWLIRIFGVITHRRFRGFNELQIEGSEIIKNLPDTNVLFVSNHQTYFADVVAMFHVFNASLSGRTDSIKNIGYIWDPKLNIYYIAAKETMKAGLLPKILAYMGSISIERTWRSEGKDVNRQVKMSDISSIGKALDDGWVITFPQGTTTPFKPIRKGTAHIIKRYKPIVVPIVIDGFRRSFDKKGLFIKKKNIFQSFEIKEPLEIDYENDTHADIVEKIEYAIEQHSSFLKVVSQKDLAALEELNKKREW; this is translated from the coding sequence ATGGGATTGTTTAAAAGAAATCCGTTCGGACATATATTATTTTTAAAGAAATGGCTAATTAGAATCTTTGGTGTGATAACACATAGGAGATTTCGTGGCTTTAATGAACTACAAATTGAAGGATCGGAAATTATTAAAAATTTACCCGATACCAATGTGCTTTTTGTATCAAACCATCAAACGTATTTCGCAGATGTTGTAGCTATGTTTCATGTTTTTAATGCGAGTTTAAGCGGAAGAACAGATTCTATAAAAAACATAGGTTATATCTGGGATCCAAAACTTAATATCTATTACATAGCCGCGAAAGAAACTATGAAAGCGGGGTTATTACCAAAAATCTTAGCTTACATGGGCTCTATTAGTATAGAACGTACTTGGAGATCGGAAGGTAAAGATGTTAATCGTCAGGTTAAAATGAGCGACATTTCTAGTATAGGGAAAGCTTTAGACGATGGTTGGGTTATTACCTTTCCACAAGGTACAACTACACCTTTTAAACCTATCAGGAAAGGAACAGCGCATATTATTAAACGTTACAAACCAATTGTTGTACCAATCGTTATCGATGGTTTTCGTAGATCGTTTGATAAAAAAGGATTATTTATTAAGAAGAAAAATATATTTCAATCTTTTGAAATTAAAGAACCTTTAGAAATAGATTACGAAAACGATACGCATGCAGATATCGTAGAAAAGATAGAATATGCTATAGAGCAACATTCATCTTTCTTAAAAGTAGTTTCACAAAAAGATTTAGCAGCTCTGGAGGAATTAAATAAAAAGCGCGAATGGTAA
- a CDS encoding NUDIX hydrolase — MNFDEFLESISKIKNIPLPAEASQFKMVPSFRQELLRQQQDAIKKAKKAGVLALFYPNDKNETTFVLILRKVYKGAHSGQVAFPGGKLEPSDKSLQDAAVRETFEEVGVPIKNIKVIRELTEVYIPPSNFYVHPFIGVLQNQPSFIKQDDEIEAIIEIKLQHFLDEKIVIQKTVKTSYSLEVEVPAFNLNGHIVWGATAMMLSEIKDLLKQLL, encoded by the coding sequence ATGAATTTTGATGAATTTTTAGAATCGATTTCAAAAATAAAAAATATACCGCTACCAGCCGAGGCTTCTCAGTTTAAAATGGTGCCTTCTTTTAGGCAAGAGCTTTTAAGACAGCAGCAGGATGCTATTAAAAAGGCTAAAAAAGCGGGTGTTTTAGCGTTATTTTATCCTAATGATAAAAACGAAACAACCTTTGTTTTAATACTTCGGAAAGTTTACAAAGGGGCACATTCAGGGCAAGTTGCCTTTCCTGGCGGAAAGTTAGAACCTAGCGATAAATCGTTGCAAGACGCTGCGGTTCGCGAAACCTTTGAAGAGGTTGGTGTGCCTATCAAAAACATTAAGGTTATTAGAGAATTAACTGAGGTTTATATTCCGCCAAGTAACTTTTATGTGCACCCGTTTATTGGTGTTTTGCAAAATCAACCTAGTTTTATTAAACAAGATGATGAAATAGAAGCCATTATAGAAATAAAATTACAACATTTTTTAGATGAAAAAATAGTCATTCAAAAAACAGTAAAAACCTCGTATAGCCTTGAAGTCGAGGTGCCTGCATTCAATTTAAACGGGCATATAGTTTGGGGAGCAACAGCAATGATGCTCAGTGAAATTAAAGACTTATTAAAACAGCTTTTGTAA
- a CDS encoding peptidylprolyl isomerase produces the protein MRIGLLLCFFFLFLNCEDKQSKKKTTTETVVTKTIKKDTVKKKEPAFEKLDSKSAMEFFLEYDKHHKENKVRITTDFGSFDILLYNETKFHRSNFIFLTKQKYFVDTQFYRVIDDYMVQAGNSDDVKISKKRGKIGKYLLPPDTKRGFKHDRGVISMPSSAIENPHKLASPYEFFIIQQHGGSHFLDGDYTVFGHVTRGMDVIDKIAAVETGKGDWPLQNIYIRDCEIIE, from the coding sequence ATGCGTATAGGTTTGCTTTTGTGTTTCTTTTTTTTATTTCTGAATTGTGAAGATAAACAATCTAAGAAGAAAACGACAACAGAAACTGTAGTTACAAAAACCATAAAAAAAGACACCGTAAAAAAGAAAGAACCCGCTTTTGAAAAGTTAGATTCCAAAAGTGCTATGGAGTTTTTTCTAGAATATGATAAACACCATAAAGAGAATAAAGTACGTATAACAACCGATTTTGGAAGTTTTGATATTTTACTTTACAATGAAACTAAATTTCATAGATCGAATTTTATATTTTTAACGAAACAAAAATACTTTGTAGATACACAGTTTTATCGCGTTATTGATGATTACATGGTGCAAGCTGGAAACAGCGATGATGTGAAAATTTCTAAAAAGCGAGGAAAAATTGGTAAATACTTGCTTCCGCCAGATACTAAACGTGGTTTTAAACATGATAGAGGCGTTATTTCGATGCCAAGTAGCGCCATTGAAAATCCACATAAACTAGCGTCGCCGTACGAGTTTTTTATTATTCAACAACATGGTGGATCGCATTTTCTAGATGGCGATTATACTGTTTTTGGGCATGTAACTCGAGGTATGGATGTTATTGATAAAATTGCAGCAGTAGAGACCGGTAAAGGTGATTGGCCTTTACAGAATATATATATTCGTGATTGTGAAATTATAGAATAA
- a CDS encoding M15 family metallopeptidase — translation MNFKYLYLVLLSSVVSFAQLPEGFVYVKEVIPDLHVELRYNTDNNFVGQPVDGYNSNRLILTKQAAEALRLVQEELEDENLCLKVYDGYRPQQGVNHFMRWARDLNDTINKTIFYPEVKKRTLFKAGYIATKSGHSRGSTLDLTLLDGSTGEVLDMGSPFDFFGEASWVNYPHISEKQKENRQKLQTVMLKHSFRNYSKEWWHFTLRWEPFPKTYFDFPVE, via the coding sequence ATGAATTTTAAATATCTCTACCTCGTTTTACTCTCTTCTGTGGTTTCATTTGCTCAATTGCCAGAAGGTTTTGTTTATGTAAAAGAAGTTATACCAGATTTGCATGTAGAATTACGCTACAACACCGATAACAATTTTGTTGGGCAACCCGTAGATGGTTATAATTCTAATCGATTAATACTAACAAAACAAGCAGCGGAAGCTTTACGTTTGGTGCAAGAAGAGTTGGAAGATGAAAACTTATGCTTAAAAGTCTATGATGGTTATAGGCCACAACAAGGTGTAAACCATTTTATGCGTTGGGCTCGGGATTTAAATGATACAATAAATAAAACAATTTTTTATCCTGAAGTTAAAAAACGAACATTATTTAAAGCGGGATATATAGCAACTAAATCGGGACATAGTAGAGGTAGTACCTTAGATTTAACTTTGCTAGATGGGAGTACAGGTGAAGTTTTAGATATGGGAAGTCCTTTTGATTTTTTCGGAGAAGCCTCGTGGGTAAATTATCCACACATATCAGAAAAACAAAAAGAAAATCGACAAAAACTTCAAACAGTTATGCTTAAGCATAGTTTTAGAAATTACTCAAAAGAGTGGTGGCATTTTACATTGCGTTGGGAACCATTTCCTAAAACATATTTCGATTTTCCTGTAGAATAG
- a CDS encoding DUF4369 domain-containing protein, translated as MNRVLVLLLVCLLVSCGEEQHDLTVKGHIDGLKKGTVYLKKVKDSTLINVDSLVISGNPNFELHSTLESPEVFFLFLDKNSKREDGISFFADKGVTEINTSLKNFMYDAKITGSEQQKVLEDYKTMISRFNNRNLDLIKEKFDAQIAGDTTKLKSVEKQYSTILKRRYLFTVNFALNNKDSEVAPYLALTEIYNARTSLLDTINVSLTDKVKASKYGKELQRFLDEIKAAEKE; from the coding sequence ATGAATAGAGTACTTGTATTATTACTAGTTTGTTTATTGGTTTCTTGCGGAGAAGAACAACACGATTTAACTGTTAAAGGCCATATAGATGGTTTAAAAAAAGGAACTGTTTATCTTAAAAAAGTAAAAGATTCTACGCTTATTAATGTAGACTCTTTAGTTATAAGTGGAAATCCTAATTTTGAATTACATAGTACATTAGAGTCTCCAGAGGTTTTCTTTTTATTTTTAGATAAAAACAGCAAGAGAGAAGATGGTATTTCATTTTTTGCAGATAAAGGTGTTACAGAAATAAACACATCTCTTAAAAATTTTATGTACGATGCTAAAATTACAGGATCGGAACAACAAAAAGTACTGGAAGATTACAAAACCATGATTAGCCGATTTAACAATAGAAACTTAGATTTAATAAAAGAAAAGTTTGATGCGCAAATAGCTGGCGACACGACTAAGTTAAAGAGCGTAGAAAAGCAGTATAGCACCATTTTAAAACGCAGATATTTGTTTACGGTTAATTTTGCACTAAACAATAAAGACAGCGAGGTTGCTCCTTATTTAGCTTTAACCGAAATATACAATGCTAGAACAAGTTTACTAGATACTATTAATGTATCGTTAACCGATAAAGTAAAAGCATCTAAATACGGAAAGGAATTACAACGATTTCTTGATGAGATTAAGGCCGCTGAAAAAGAATAG
- a CDS encoding 6-pyruvoyl trahydropterin synthase family protein, with protein MEVTVNRKAHFNAAHRLYRKDWSFEKNDAVFGKCNNPNFHGHNYELIVSVTGEIDKETGFVMDMKVLKDLIEAEVEDQLDHKNLNLEVPEFKDLNPTAENIAVVIYNKLKPKLDTKLALEITLYETPRNFVTYSGK; from the coding sequence ATGGAAGTTACAGTTAACAGAAAAGCACATTTTAATGCGGCACATAGATTGTATCGCAAAGATTGGAGTTTTGAAAAAAACGATGCCGTTTTTGGTAAATGCAACAATCCTAATTTTCATGGGCATAACTACGAACTTATAGTTAGTGTTACCGGTGAAATAGATAAGGAAACTGGTTTTGTAATGGATATGAAAGTTTTAAAAGACCTTATAGAAGCAGAAGTTGAAGATCAACTCGATCATAAAAACCTGAACCTAGAAGTTCCCGAGTTTAAAGATTTAAACCCAACAGCCGAAAATATAGCTGTGGTAATCTACAATAAACTAAAGCCTAAGCTGGATACTAAATTAGCTTTGGAGATTACACTTTATGAAACACCACGAAATTTTGTAACCTATTCGGGTAAATAA
- the idi gene encoding isopentenyl-diphosphate Delta-isomerase: MIEEKVVLVNEKDEQIGLMPKMEAHEKAVLHRAFSVFIFNDKNELMLQQRALTKYHSPALWTNTCCSHQRDGESNLQAGKRRLQEEMGFVAELKETTSFIYKAPFDNGLTEHEFDHIMVGHYNDAPVINPDEVESWKWMLVEDVKDDMAKHPEEYTEWFKIIFEKFYEHINIS; encoded by the coding sequence ATGATTGAAGAAAAAGTTGTTTTAGTAAACGAAAAAGATGAGCAAATTGGATTAATGCCAAAAATGGAAGCTCATGAAAAAGCAGTTTTGCATCGTGCATTTTCTGTATTTATTTTTAACGATAAAAATGAGTTAATGTTACAACAACGTGCATTAACTAAATATCATTCTCCTGCGCTTTGGACTAACACGTGTTGTAGTCATCAACGCGATGGTGAAAGTAATTTACAAGCAGGTAAAAGACGTTTGCAAGAAGAAATGGGCTTTGTTGCTGAGTTAAAGGAAACAACATCTTTTATATACAAAGCACCTTTTGATAATGGTTTAACAGAGCATGAATTCGACCATATTATGGTTGGACATTATAATGATGCACCTGTTATAAACCCTGATGAGGTTGAAAGTTGGAAATGGATGCTTGTTGAAGATGTTAAAGACGATATGGCTAAACACCCAGAAGAATATACAGAATGGTTTAAAATTATTTTCGAAAAATTCTACGAGCATATAAATATATCTTAA
- a CDS encoding peptide chain release factor 3 encodes MSFLKEIQRRRTFGIISHPDAGKTTLTEKLLLFGGAIQEAGAVKSNKIKKGATSDFMEIERQRGISVATSVLAFEYNGIKINILDTPGHKDFAEDTFRTLTAVDSVIVVIDVAKGVEEQTEKLVEVCRMRNIPMIVFINKMDREGKDAFDLLDEVEQKLGLKVAPLSFPIGMGYDFKGIYNIWEKNVNLFSGDSRKDIEETIEISDLASPELDKLIGEKAANTLREEIELVEGIYPEFNKETYLNGEQQPVFFGSALNNFGVRELLDCFVEIAPKPRPKQSEERLVKPDEDKFTGFVFKIHANMDPNHRNRLAFVKIVSGEFKRNAPYLHVRHNKKVKFSSPNAFFAEKKEIVDISYPGDIVGLQDTGTFKIGDTLTEGEILNYKGVPSFSPEHFRYINNADPLKSKQLFKGIDQLMDEGVAQLFTLELNGRKVIGTVGALQYEVIQYRLEHEYGAKCTYENLNVFKACWVEPEDPKNDEYKEFVRVKQRFLAKDKQNQLVFLADSSFSLQMTQQKYPSIKFHFVSEYS; translated from the coding sequence ATGAGTTTTTTAAAAGAAATACAACGCAGACGAACTTTTGGTATTATCTCGCATCCTGATGCTGGTAAAACAACCTTAACAGAAAAACTATTATTATTTGGTGGAGCTATACAAGAAGCTGGAGCCGTAAAAAGTAATAAAATAAAGAAAGGTGCCACGAGTGATTTTATGGAAATTGAACGTCAGCGTGGAATTTCGGTGGCAACCTCTGTACTTGCTTTTGAGTACAATGGTATCAAAATTAATATTCTAGATACACCTGGTCACAAGGATTTTGCTGAAGATACTTTTAGAACACTTACCGCTGTAGATAGTGTTATTGTTGTTATTGATGTTGCAAAAGGTGTTGAGGAACAAACGGAAAAACTAGTTGAAGTTTGCCGTATGCGAAACATCCCTATGATTGTTTTTATCAATAAAATGGATCGTGAAGGTAAAGATGCTTTCGATTTATTAGATGAAGTTGAACAAAAACTAGGTTTAAAAGTAGCACCTTTAAGTTTCCCAATTGGTATGGGTTACGATTTTAAAGGTATCTATAATATTTGGGAGAAAAACGTTAATTTATTTAGTGGTGATAGTAGAAAAGATATAGAAGAAACTATTGAAATTTCGGATTTAGCATCACCAGAATTAGATAAATTAATTGGAGAAAAAGCAGCCAACACACTTCGTGAAGAGATTGAACTTGTTGAAGGCATTTACCCAGAGTTTAACAAAGAAACGTACCTTAATGGTGAGCAACAACCTGTATTTTTTGGTTCTGCCTTAAATAATTTTGGAGTTCGCGAATTGCTAGATTGTTTTGTTGAAATTGCACCAAAACCGCGACCAAAGCAAAGTGAAGAGCGTTTAGTAAAACCTGACGAAGATAAATTTACTGGTTTTGTATTTAAAATACATGCCAATATGGATCCAAACCACAGAAACCGTTTGGCCTTTGTTAAAATTGTTTCGGGAGAGTTTAAACGTAACGCACCTTATTTACATGTTCGCCATAATAAAAAAGTAAAATTTTCTAGTCCGAATGCCTTTTTTGCTGAAAAGAAAGAAATTGTAGATATCTCCTACCCTGGTGATATTGTTGGTTTACAAGATACAGGAACTTTTAAAATTGGTGATACTTTAACAGAAGGTGAAATTTTAAACTATAAAGGTGTACCGAGTTTTTCTCCAGAACATTTTAGATATATTAATAATGCCGACCCATTAAAATCGAAACAACTTTTTAAAGGTATCGACCAATTAATGGACGAAGGTGTAGCGCAATTATTTACTTTAGAACTTAACGGAAGAAAAGTAATTGGAACGGTTGGAGCACTTCAATATGAAGTTATTCAATATAGACTAGAACACGAGTACGGCGCTAAATGTACCTACGAGAATCTTAATGTGTTTAAAGCGTGCTGGGTTGAACCAGAAGACCCTAAAAACGATGAATACAAAGAATTTGTGAGAGTAAAACAACGTTTTCTTGCAAAGGATAAACAAAACCAATTGGTGTTCTTAGCCGATTCGTCTTTCTCTTTACAGATGACACAACAGAAATACCCAAGTATTAAGTTTCACTTTGTTTCTGAATACTCTTAA
- a CDS encoding OmpA family protein has protein sequence MKIHILTIFLSLSAVLSYSQKADYQKANKAYDNFSYAKTSDILLEVANNGYTSVTLLQKLSNSLYFNNEMKEAAKWYGKLFEEVGETALDSEYYFRYAQALKATESYEESDAWMQKFYEANKDDLRGKAFAGKKDYLESILSLSRDLEVSNLDLNTEKSDFGTNQYKDELIFASSRLGEKIYQWNKQPYLDLYKATKQGDGSYKNVVAFNEDINTKYHESTAAFTPDDEVMYFTRNNYYKKRYKKDDEGVNRLKIFKATKNVNGDWGNVESVHFNSSDYSVAHPTINVRGTKMYFASDMPGTIGQSDLYEVDILEDGTLGKPENLGASINTEAQETFPFINETGDLYFSSNGLSGLGGLDVYVVRDFENKRESNQPLIVENVGKPINSPKDDFGYYENLGTKEGFFTSNREGGKGDDDIYSFKAIECEQIVTGTVLDKNTQELLAEATVTLYSKSGDKIETVIADQAGAYSFSKLICNEPFLIRAEKTDYIGDEKNFVTLMGTEDMVIDLNLEIDIQAITPCADLAKILDIPVVYFDFDKYNIRYDAEVDLQKVLVLMKQYPTLKIDIRSHTDCRGTDAYNETLSSNRAKSTKNYLISKGIEASRLTAKGYGESQLINHCDCDSNNRSTCTEEEHNKNRRSEFIVTSINGKSCLDK, from the coding sequence ATGAAAATACACATACTAACTATATTTTTAAGTCTAAGTGCAGTACTTAGTTATTCGCAAAAGGCCGATTATCAAAAAGCAAATAAAGCTTACGATAATTTTTCGTACGCAAAAACAAGTGATATTTTACTTGAAGTAGCTAATAATGGTTACACATCGGTTACGCTATTACAAAAATTATCCAATTCATTATATTTTAATAATGAAATGAAAGAAGCTGCCAAATGGTACGGCAAACTTTTTGAAGAAGTTGGAGAGACCGCTTTAGATAGTGAATACTACTTTAGGTATGCTCAAGCATTAAAAGCAACAGAATCTTATGAAGAGTCTGATGCTTGGATGCAAAAATTTTATGAAGCTAATAAAGATGATTTAAGAGGAAAAGCTTTTGCGGGTAAAAAAGATTATTTAGAGTCTATTTTATCGCTAAGTAGAGATTTAGAAGTTTCAAATTTGGATTTGAATACCGAAAAATCAGATTTTGGAACGAATCAATATAAAGATGAATTAATATTTGCTTCTTCAAGATTAGGAGAAAAAATATACCAATGGAATAAGCAACCTTACCTAGATTTATACAAAGCAACAAAACAAGGTGATGGCTCTTATAAAAACGTGGTAGCCTTTAATGAGGATATTAATACAAAGTACCACGAGTCTACAGCTGCTTTTACTCCAGATGATGAAGTGATGTATTTTACTAGAAACAACTATTACAAAAAACGCTATAAAAAAGATGATGAAGGTGTAAATAGATTAAAAATATTTAAAGCTACAAAAAACGTAAATGGAGATTGGGGTAATGTAGAATCTGTTCATTTTAATAGTAGTGATTATAGTGTGGCACACCCAACCATTAATGTAAGAGGAACAAAAATGTACTTTGCTTCCGATATGCCAGGAACTATTGGTCAATCCGATTTATATGAAGTCGATATCCTAGAAGATGGTACTTTAGGTAAACCTGAAAATTTAGGCGCTTCTATAAATACAGAGGCTCAAGAAACGTTTCCTTTTATAAATGAAACAGGTGATTTGTATTTTTCATCAAACGGACTTTCAGGTTTAGGAGGTTTAGATGTTTATGTAGTTAGAGATTTTGAAAATAAGCGTGAAAGTAATCAACCTTTAATTGTTGAAAATGTAGGAAAGCCAATAAATAGTCCTAAAGACGATTTTGGTTACTATGAAAATTTAGGAACAAAAGAAGGTTTCTTCACATCAAATAGAGAAGGCGGAAAAGGCGATGATGATATTTATAGTTTTAAAGCGATAGAGTGTGAGCAAATTGTAACAGGAACTGTATTAGATAAAAATACGCAAGAATTACTAGCAGAAGCGACGGTAACATTATATTCCAAATCTGGAGATAAAATAGAAACTGTTATTGCAGATCAGGCAGGAGCGTATAGTTTTTCTAAGTTAATTTGTAATGAACCTTTTTTAATTCGTGCAGAAAAGACGGATTATATTGGTGACGAAAAGAATTTTGTAACCTTAATGGGTACAGAAGATATGGTGATTGATTTGAATTTGGAAATCGATATTCAGGCCATTACACCATGTGCCGATTTAGCTAAGATTTTAGATATTCCTGTGGTTTATTTCGATTTTGATAAGTATAATATTAGATATGATGCTGAGGTCGATTTACAAAAGGTATTGGTGTTAATGAAGCAATATCCAACTTTGAAAATTGATATACGTAGTCATACAGATTGTAGAGGTACCGATGCTTACAACGAGACACTATCTAGCAATAGAGCTAAATCTACTAAAAACTACTTAATAAGTAAAGGTATAGAGGCTAGCAGATTAACGGCTAAAGGTTATGGCGAATCTCAGTTAATAAACCATTGTGATTGCGATTCTAATAACCGATCTACTTGTACAGAAGAAGAACATAATAAAAATAGACGAAGTGAGTTTATAGTAACTAGTATAAACGGAAAGTCTTGCTTAGATAAATAA